The genomic DNA TCACCGACAAGGTCGTGATTACAGGAAATCCGGTTGAAGTCATTCTTGATCAGACAAAACACCGGAAAACGGACCTTCTCATCGTTGGAACCCATGGTCGTCGCGGCATGAAGCGACTCATGCTGGGAAGTGTCGCGGAAGCCGTGGTCCGAAGAGCCGCGTGCCCGGTCTTTATTGTGAAGGCTCGAGCGAGAAACCGTTTGAAGTGACCACCGGCACGAGGCGCTCCCTTCCCCGCAGCAGTACCGGTTAATACGGCTCGCTTTTGGGCGACGGCACCCGATGTCGTCACCGAATCGACTCCCCATACGGGCCTTCCGGTTCACGCCGCATCCCTCATCGTATCTCAACTACGGAATCCGGGCTTAATTCATAAGATAGCGGTATTGTTTCGCCATTTTTATGGTATGTACGGTGCTCCAATAAACCATTCTCCTAAGAGGGTGTTCCATGCAGCCCGACCCCGTATTTTTTAGAGACCTCGCTACAGTATTCCTTGCCGCCGTCGCCGGCGGCGTACTCGCTCGGCTTGCCCGGCAGCCGTTGATTCTCGGCTACGTGCTGGGCGGTATCGCCATCGGTCCGTTTACTCCGGGACCGACGATCTCGGAATCTCACACATTTGATCTGTTTGCCGAAATCGGCGTCATTCTTTTGATGTTTTCGATCGGTCTTGAGTTTTCCGTGAAGGATCTGATGCGCGTCAAATGGGTCGCCCTCGCAGGCGGACCGTTGGGGATTCTCATGGCCGTCGGATTGGCGGTCGCGACGGGGAGCCTGATCGGGTGGTCTATAACTCAAAGCATCGTGATCGGAACGGTCATTTCCATAGCGAGTACCATGGTACTCGCCCGTATGCTCGTCGATCGGGGCGAACTTCGTTCAAAGCACGGGCGAGTGATGATCGGCATCGCCCTGGTCGAAGACGTGGCAGTCGTCGCCATGACCGTGCTCATGCCGGCCCTCGGAGAGTTCGACTCGGGACGATTGCTCGTGATCGGTGAAGCCTTGGTAAAGGCGCTGCTGATTCTCGTGCCGGTGGGTTACTTGGGCACTAAAGTCATCCCACCGATCATGACGCACATCGCCAGGACCCAGAATCATGAACTGTTCTTGCTCGTCACGCTGGCCATCAGCCTTGGGACCGCCGCCGTCACGCAGATGATCGGACTCTCCCTCGCCCTGGGCGCCTTCTTGGCCGGCCTCATTATCAGCGCATCCGAATATGGGCACGAGACCTTGGCACGGCTGCTCTCGCTCCGTGATGCCTTCGTCGCGCTCTTTTTCGTGACCATCGGCATTCTGATCGACCCGCGCGTGATCATCGATAACCTTTCTCTCCTTGCCACAATGGTCGGCTTGATCGTGGCCGGGATGTTCACGATTTGGACGACCGTCGTGCGGCTCTTCGGCTACTCTTGGACCACGGCATTTCTCGTGGGGATCGGTCTCACTCAAATAGGTGAATTTTCATTTGTCCTTGTGCAGGTGGCAAAAGCGGCAGGCCACATCGGCAGCGAAGTCTACAATGCGACGCTTGCCGCCTCTGTCATCACCATTCTCATGAATGCGGCGCTCGTCAGGTATGTGCCAGGCTGGTTCGTCCGGCGGCGTCTCGACCATGATAAGCATGACACGGCGCACTGGCATCCGGAAGTCGAACCGCTCCGGCAGCATGTCGTCCTGTGCGGCTTCGGCCGGGTCGGCAGCTCTCTCGGGAAAGCGTTGGAGGTCTTCAATCTTCCGTATGTCGTCATCGATCGAGATCCGGACATCATTCGTCGGCTACAGAGCCGGGGCACTGCCTGTCTCTATGGCGATGCCTCGCATCGCGAATTGCTCATGAAGGCCGGAGCGGCCGATGCGTCTCTCATCATCGTGGCCTTGCCTGAAATTGAGCCGGCTGTGCTGACGGTGCGTCGTATCCGAGACCTCAATCAAAAAGTTCCGATCTTAGCCCGTGCACACGGACTGGCGGAAGCTGAACGACTCGGCGTGGTTGGGGCGAGCGAGGTTATCCAACCGGAAGTCGAGGCGTCGGCGACGTTGGTCCGGCATGCCTTGACCTGGTTCGGGGTACCGAAAGACGGCATCCTAGACTATGTGGAACAGTACCGGCTCTCGATGGAAAGGAAGCGGACCAATTAAATGAGCACAACGCTCAAGAATAGGATGAGAGTGGCGGATCAGCGTCCTTTGCATCCACCGTGACCACAGTCACATCTGGCATTGCCGGGATTGCCCGACGCACACTTGGCACTGCAATATGCCCATTTTTCTTGAACAGGGCAGCTGCAAGCAGGATGTGCACATTTATTGGCCATGGCTGCTTCTCCTCTCATCGAAGAACGATAGACCCAGGCCCCGTTGCGTTTTTATTGTGGCGATGGAGACGAAAATGCTCGAGCCGAGTCTGCGCTCGTCGCAAGCGAGGGCGAAGCGGACAATATCCCGCTGTCCAACGGCCGAGCCGGCGGGAGTCCGGTGACGTCGAGGATCTCCAGCTCGTTGAGCGTCTCGCGAGAAAGCAAGGCATCGGCCAGTGCGTCAAGTTGTTTCCGGTGCGCCGTGAGCAGTTCCTTGGCCTGCTCGTGACTCTCATGAATAATCTTCAGCACTTCGGCGTCGATGGCCTTTGCCGTTTCCTCACTGAAGGGCTTGGCGCCCATGTATCCCGGTGAGCTATTTAAATATGGATTATCCCTAGGCGCCAGCTGCACCAAACCGAGTCGGTCGCTCATGCCCCATCGAGTGACCATCCGGCGTGCCAGGTCGGTCGCCTGCTCGATGTCGTTCTCGGCTCCTGTTGTTTTGGTGCCATAAACGATTTCCTCGGCCGCCCGTCCTCCCAACATGCCGATGATTCGGGCGCGAAGATAGGGTTCCGGATAGTTGTAGCGATCGCTCTCGGGCCGCTGATAGGTCACGCCGAGGGCTTGTCCCCGCGGGACGATCGTGACCCGGTTCACCGGATCAGCGCCGGGCACGACGAGACCGAGGATGGCGTGGCCGCCCTCATGATAGGCGATTCGTTCGCGATCGGCCTGGCTCATGAGGATGGGGCGCTCAGGGCCGAGCACGATTTTCTCCAGCGCATCGAGAAAGTCCTTGTGACGGACCTCATTTTGCCCGCGCCGGGCTGCCAGCAGTGCCGCCTCATTGACGAGGTTTCTGATGTCGGCTCCTGAGAAACCGGGCGTCACTGCCGCGAGATCGGCGAGGATTGCGTCGTTGGCAAGCGGCACGTTCCTGGTGTGGACTTTCAGAATGGCCTCGCGTCCCGCTTTATCCGGCAAATTGACCACAATGCGGCGGTCAAAGCGGCCGGGGCGCAGCAGCGCCTTGTCCAGCACGTCCGGCTGGTTCGTCGCCGCCAAGACGATGATGCCTTCACGGCTCGAGAATCCGTCCATTTCGGTCAGGATTTGATTCAACGTCTGCTCTTGCTCGCTCGAGCCGCCGATCGCCATGTGTCCCCGAGCCCGGCCAATGGCGTCGAGCTCGTCGATAAAAATAATCGCCGGCGCATGTTCGCGCGCCTCTTTGAAGAGGTCCCGCACCCGGGCCGCCCCCACGCCGACGATCATTTCGACGAACTCCGCCGCGCTCATGGAGAAAAACGGGACCCCGGCCTCGCCGGCGACCGCTTTGGCAAGCAGCGTCTTCCCCGTGCCTGGAGCGCCGACCAGGAGCACGCCTTTCGGAGCGGTGCCGCCGAGCCGCGTGTACTTTTTGGTGTCTTTAAGAAAGTCCACGATTTCGACCAGTTCATTCTCGGCCTCGTCGATGCCCGCCACGTCATCGAACCTGACCTTCGTCTCCTTTTCCTGATCGTAGCGGCGGGCCTTGCTCTTTCCGATGCCCATCAGTCCCCCGCCCATCAAGCCGCCGCCCTGCTGCGCCGCTCGCCGAAAGAGCCAAATATAAAAACCGATGAAGAGGAGGCCTGGGCCGAAACTGAAAAGCAGTGTGAGCAAAGGACTGGCTTGCTCTTGGATCGGCTTGGCGCTGATTTCCACACCGTTCTTGATCAAGAACGCTTCTAGGCCTTGGTCCACGAAGGCGGGCAGGATGGTCGTGAAGTGTGTAGCCATGGCCGGGGAGGCCTTTGGAGTAGGCCGATTCCGATCTCCCCCTGTCTGCCCTGAATCCGAAGGCGCCGCGCTCTTGTCGTCCGCCGGTGGGTAGGCCACCGGGGTAATGAAGCGGCCTGTAATAGTCTCTCCCTCACTGTAAATTGCGCCGACGTTGCCGCTTCCGACCTGGTTCTTGAAAAATGTGTAGGGCACTGTGGTGGGCTCCTGAGGATTCGGCAGAAGAAGCCTGACGATGAAGTAATTGACGAGCAAAAGGCCCAAGAACCAAATCCAGGTGCGCCTCGGCGGCATCGCGGCCTGATCAGTTTTTTTGGCTCTAGGGTCGCCCGCTTGCTCCTTGAGGCGCCCATTCTGTTCAGAATTCCGTCGGTGAGCTGTCTTTGGTCCTGGTATCATGTCGCCTCCTCCAAGGAGCGGTTCAGCAAGTACAGTAGCACCTCGATTTTGACGTAAACAAGAGTGAGGAAGAGGGAGATCGTGACGTGAGATCTTCCCGGTACAGGAGCGCCCACAGAGCGATAAGGACCGGTGTGACGCCGATCGCACGACCGACTTCGAATCTGCCAAGAGATCCAAGATCACACTGGTACCAGACTTCCCCTGTTTCCGAAGCTGGCGAAGTGCCTAGTGACCCAAAACGTGACAAGCTCCTGTGTCGAATCCCTTATCGGCTTAGGGCGATGAGGTTTTCTGCCCAAGATATCTATACATGCCTTCCACGTTTTCCGGGAACCATTCGGCGTACCGCTGCCACGACTCGTATTGGGGAAGCCGTACTCGTTGTTTTGCCTCCTCCAGACCGGCGCCCTTCTTCACCTGTTCCTCCACGGCCGCCCTGAGGTCCTCAAGGTAGCCGCGAAATTGTCGCACGTGCTCCTTTTTGCCGACCTTGTCATGGCCGGGGATGAGGGTCTCGAAATCCAATTGCTCGACCTGTTTGAGGGACTCAATCCAATCATCCGGATAATCGCTGCGCATCGTTCGGTAGGCCACCGTCTCGACCGGGATGAAATCGACGGCAAAGAGAAGTTTGTTCTGCGGGAGCAGGACGATGAGGCTGTTATCCGAATGGTTCTTGCCGGTATAGATCAGTTCGACATGCTTGCCGCCGAGGTCGATCGACATCCGGTCGGTGAAGGTGAGGTCAGGAACGGGAGTGGTTGGATCCGCCGCTTGAAGAATTTTTTCCCGCGCCGCCGCATGGCTGATGAAGCGTGCCTGGTCGGCGAAGACGCTGCCGCCGGTGATATGGTCGTCGTGGTGGTGGCTGTAGATCACATAACGGACCGGTTGATCGGTCAGGGTTTTGATCTTGGCCTTGAGCCAGGTCGCCGCGTCGGAACTGATCGGATCGGTCACGATTACGCCCTTCGGCGTCGTGATGAAAATAGATTGATGGAACTGATGCCGGAACAGGTAGACGTCTTCGGTCAGTTTGGTGATTTCATCATCCGGTCGGGATTGTTGAGCAGACACTCTCTGGCCATGAATCAACAGACATCCGACTATCAACACAAAGAAGCACCATCTCGAGATCGACATGCCATCCTTCCCTTCAGGTGATCAGACCGTAAGAGCGCGCGGAATCTTTAGTCCGACCACTACGCGAAACGCACCGGATGAATATACCTGATCTAAAAGGCCCGTGATGATCAGTCGGCACGCGCATCGACATGCGCGCGCCGACTTCCGTATCGCCCGTCACTCCGCCTTTCGGAGATCGATGACGGTTCCCTTCTCGTCCAATTCAACGGTGATCATCGAGCCTTCCTCGATCGGTTTGGTCTTCACTTCCATCCGATCCAGCGGAAATACCTTCTCGCCCTCCGGTGTCCAGAGCTTGATTTCCTGCTTGGTCAATCCTGCATAAATCAGTTTGCCGGTAATCAGCCGGTGCTTTCCCGGTTTATTCTTATGTTTCCCATGGTGGTCGATCACCAGGTTTTCTTCGTTGAGCCACAACGTCACCTTGTCACCGACGGCCGCATCGGGCGGAGCCTGCTTCATAGGAATGGTGTATTGGCCCACCGGCGTCTTCACATACGCCAAACCGGACTGAATTTTCGTCACGACCCCGTCCAACGTGAGATGGTAGCCCGAGAGAGTGTGGGGATGCTCGTCCAGTTCGATCTCCACCGTCATGCGATGGATGTCGATGACTTTACCGTCTTCGTTCAGTTCGATGGTGACCGGGGTGCCTTCCTTGATGCCGGAGAGTTGGGACCGGCCGATTTGCACGTCAAACTTCTTTTTACCCTCGGGTGTCCAGAGCTTGATCTCCTTCTTGTCCTTTGACGCATAGGCCAACTTGCCGGAGACGAAGCGATGGGAATGGGACGGGTCTCCTACACGATGAACATCGACCACGATGTTGTTCTCGTTGACCTGCATCTCCACTTCCTCGCCGACTTCGAGGTTTTTCGGCGCGGTGGCGGAGGAAATTCTGATCTGACCCCACGCCGTCTTCACGGTGATGAGGTCCGATTGAATGGCCGATACTGTGCCGGTGACCTTCATGTGGGTCCCCTTGCTGTGCGTTCCTCCTTGGTCGGCCGAGGCATAGGGCGCCGGCATCGACAAGCTCAGGACCATCAAACCGAAAATGATCATCTTGCGCATGTGCGTTCTTTTTCTCATGTATCCCACGCGTTCCGGTGACCATTGAATTCGACCATTCACAGTACCCTCCTTCGTTGCAGGTTAAAGATGTGGGTTGAGTCCATCGATACACATAATCACCCCTCCGCTCTCCGAAAGATCCTTGCCGGAGGCAAGCCCGCGGTATTTCGCTTTGGGGAGTAGGAAGTATCTAGATGTTTAGGGGGAAACGCAACTCTCTCACCTCATCAATCGGATAACCCGAGGGGCGGATCAGCGCAGCTTCAGAACGTTCTACCCATCCTCCCGCCACATACATGTTTTGGTACCTTCTAACGACCATGGCGCACCACACAGGCAGCGCGTTCATCCTTCCAAGCCTGCTCCCAAATGCGAAATCCTCCGGCGAAAGCGTGAGCATTGTCGCCGAGACGGATGTCTTTCGGCAGACGCTTGAGCCGCTTGGCATTGCCCCCGCCCAGCACGACGTGGTCCGCCAGAAACGCATGCTTCAGCGCCGTCACGATATCCATGACGTATCGGCGCCATTTCTTCTTGCCGAACCGTTTGAGCCCGCGCAAGCCGACATAGTCCTCGTATGTACGGCCTTTCCGATACCGCAAGTGCGCAAGTTCCATCGGCACCAGCACGCCGTCCGTGATCAATGCGGAGCCCAAGCCGGTGCCGAGTCCCAAGAACAACATCCGGCCGCCTTCGTAACTCCCAAGAGCCTGCATCGCGGCATCGTTGATTATTTTTACCGGACAGCCAAAGGCTTTTTCAAAATCAAACCCTATCCATCCCTTGCCCAAGTTCTTGGGTTCTGCAGCCGGCCGTCCGTCCCGTACCGCGCCTGGATAGCCCAGTGCGACGGCATCATAGGACCAATCTGCGGCAAGTTTTCGCGCCGCGTCAACCATGTCCCGCGCCGTCATGTCCGGACCGGAAGCAATTTTGCGTGGCGTCCGTCTGCCGGTTGCGAGGATTTTCACGTTGGTCCCGCCCACGTCGATGACCAGCACCTTGTTAAAACTCCCATAAGCCTTCCCGTCGTTCTTTGATCGTGGTGTCGTCCATTGCAGCGTCGATGTATTCTTGATCATATCGCCATCCCACTTCCGGTCTGCTGCGGAACATGCGATCGAAATTGGTGCTCGGGCCTCTATGGGGCCTGCCTAGATGTGAAGCGCTCGACCCTGCACCGCGAGTGCTGCTTCCCGGAACGCTTCGGCCAGGGTCGGATGCGCATGACAGGTCCGGGCGATATCTTCGCTGCTCGCGCCGAAGGCCATTGCGGTAGTCGCCTCGGCGATGAGGTCGCCGGCTCGAGGCCCGAGGATGTGGACCCCCAGCACCCGATCGGTCTTCTTGTCGGCGAGCACCTTGATGCGCCCCTCGGTT from Nitrospira sp. includes the following:
- a CDS encoding Cell division-associated, ATP-dependent zinc metalloprotease FtsH, translated to MIPGPKTAHRRNSEQNGRLKEQAGDPRAKKTDQAAMPPRRTWIWFLGLLLVNYFIVRLLLPNPQEPTTVPYTFFKNQVGSGNVGAIYSEGETITGRFITPVAYPPADDKSAAPSDSGQTGGDRNRPTPKASPAMATHFTTILPAFVDQGLEAFLIKNGVEISAKPIQEQASPLLTLLFSFGPGLLFIGFYIWLFRRAAQQGGGLMGGGLMGIGKSKARRYDQEKETKVRFDDVAGIDEAENELVEIVDFLKDTKKYTRLGGTAPKGVLLVGAPGTGKTLLAKAVAGEAGVPFFSMSAAEFVEMIVGVGAARVRDLFKEAREHAPAIIFIDELDAIGRARGHMAIGGSSEQEQTLNQILTEMDGFSSREGIIVLAATNQPDVLDKALLRPGRFDRRIVVNLPDKAGREAILKVHTRNVPLANDAILADLAAVTPGFSGADIRNLVNEAALLAARRGQNEVRHKDFLDALEKIVLGPERPILMSQADRERIAYHEGGHAILGLVVPGADPVNRVTIVPRGQALGVTYQRPESDRYNYPEPYLRARIIGMLGGRAAEEIVYGTKTTGAENDIEQATDLARRMVTRWGMSDRLGLVQLAPRDNPYLNSSPGYMGAKPFSEETAKAIDAEVLKIIHESHEQAKELLTAHRKQLDALADALLSRETLNELEILDVTGLPPARPLDSGILSASPSLATSADSARAFSSPSPQ
- a CDS encoding Polyphosphate glucokinase; the protein is MIKNTSTLQWTTPRSKNDGKAYGSFNKVLVIDVGGTNVKILATGRRTPRKIASGPDMTARDMVDAARKLAADWSYDAVALGYPGAVRDGRPAAEPKNLGKGWIGFDFEKAFGCPVKIINDAAMQALGSYEGGRMLFLGLGTGLGSALITDGVLVPMELAHLRYRKGRTYEDYVGLRGLKRFGKKKWRRYVMDIVTALKHAFLADHVVLGGGNAKRLKRLPKDIRLGDNAHAFAGGFRIWEQAWKDERAACVVRHGR